The following proteins are encoded in a genomic region of Diadema setosum chromosome 18, eeDiaSeto1, whole genome shotgun sequence:
- the LOC140241877 gene encoding uncharacterized protein, with product MEKETFPARKRKGFLTKSYLTCCFTSGQTENDEKAVANSRPRLNTKNQKKFGKSTNFRRREFQTEDQNHDDGSCKPESESKLTAEIIKNFNQSYTFNNLSTREDDESSEDLTVVSDLSGGLNESDVDCDNETDGTLDELYLAIREAEDEIKDCMDVINSFAQKVRIHRDRAPRRGCENSGSVSGEYSSDQPRGAKVPNDNTNNRIEGKELHAESHRDIVILAAGDVKASMSGDYGDVEDGTLTSVSESFKPAPEETDTFSTKRDMKSSDADTDKLSKLISARKDRAENVRVGQEPGSTSFEAKNAPCTDVDEHEQQVGENFQETLEFTVECGRYSLVVEFTNPPGAEPMQVDGTWSAIKAASSLACRYLKARGKDFGKKLFSF from the exons ATGGAAAAGGAAACATTTCCGGCTCGAAAGAGAAAGGGATTTCTGACAAAGTCATATCTGACATGTTGTTTTACATCAG GTCAAACGGAGAATGACGAGAAAGCAGTGGCCAACTCCAGGCCCAGATTGAACACAAAGAATCAGAAG aaATTTGGTAAGAGTACCAATTTTCGCAGACGTGAATTCCAGACGGAAGACCAAAATCACGATGACGGCTCATGCAAACCCGAGAGCGAGTCGAAGTTGACAGCAGAAATCATCAAAAACTTCAACCAGTCTTACACCTTCAACAACCTGTCCACCAGAGAAGATGACGAATCTAGCGAGGATTTAACCGTTGTCAGCGATCTGTCCGGAGGTTTAAACGAGAGCGATGTCGACTGCGACAATGAAACGGACGGTACCCTTGACGAGCTGTACCTTGCAATAAGGGAAGCTGAGGATGAGATTAAAGATTGTATGGATGTCATTAACTCCTTTGCACAAAAAGTTCGAATCCATCGTGACAGAGCACCACGGCGAGGGTGCGAGAACTCCGGCTCAGTGTCGGGAGAGTATAGCAGTGATCAGCCTCGGGGTGCCAAGGTCCCaaatgacaacacaaacaatCGTATCGAGGGGAAGGAACTCCACGCTGAGTCTCACCGAGACATAGTCATTCTAGCCGCAGGAGATGTGAAAGCTTCGATGAGCGGCGACTATGGAGACGTTGAGGATGGTACCTTGACATCGGTGTCCGAATCGTTCAAACCAGCTCCTGAAGAGACTGACACCTTCTCCACAAAACGGGACATGAAAAGTTCAGATGCAGACACAGATAAACTGTCCAAACTTATATCAGCACGTAAAGACAGAGCAGAAAACGTCAGAGTAGGGCAAGAACCTGGGAGTACATCTTTCGAAGCCAAAAACGCCCCATGCACCGACGTCGATGAACACGAGCAGCAGGTGGGTGAAAACTTCCAAGAGACTCTGGAGTTTACGGTGGAGTGCGGACGATACTCGTTGGTTGTGGAATTCACCAACCCGCCGGGCGCAGAGCCGATGCAAGTCGATGGTACTTGGTCGGCCATCAAGGCAGCTAGCTCGCTGGCCTGCCGCTACCTCAAGGCACGCGGGAAAGACTTCGGGAAGAAACTCTTCAGCTTTTGA